In Lysinibacillus sp. 2017, the DNA window CATGTAATTCCGCGTCCACACAATGAATTAGAATTGATTTTACCAAAATTAGAGCTATAATCCGCACACAAAGGGGATGTAGAGGATGACAAATCTCGATACGCAAGTCCCAATTGCTGTATCTGCTCGTCATGTTCATTTAACCGAAGCACATATTGCCATCCTATTTGGGCCAGGAGCTACATTAACGAATGATTTTGATTTATCACAGCCAGGACAATTTGCAGCCGCAGAACGCGTAACGATTCGTGGACCAAAAGGACAAATTGAAAAAGTACGTGTACTAGGACCTGCTCGCATTGCTTCTCAAGTTGAAGTGAGTAGAACGGATAGCTTTGTACTTGGTGTCAACCCACCAATTCGTCAATCAGGTGATATTAGTGGGAGTGAGCCAATCACATTAATTGGTCCAGCAGGAGAAGTTGCAATTGAAGAAGGCTGCATAATAGCAAAAGCACATATTCATATGCATCCAGATGACGCAAGCCAATTTCAAGTTACGGATGGTGAACTTGTTGATGTAATTGTCGATTCAGATCGACCAATAACATTTCATAATATCATCATTCGAGTATCTGAAAGCTTTAAACTCGACATGCATATTGATACGGATGAAGGCAACGCAAGTAATTTAATTCGAGGCTTTGGCACAGTAGTTAAGCTAATTAAGGAGGCGATTTAATGAATGATCAATTGATTAGTTCAATCGTCGATGAGGTATTAGCGAAAATTCATGGAGCCCATTATAATTCACCAGGCAAATTTTCGATTGGAATTTCTGCTCGCCATGTCCATTTAAGCGAAGAACATGTGCATTTGTTATTTGGAGAGGGCTATGAATTGAAACCAAAGTCACCATTATCACAGCCAGGACAGTTTGCAGCGGAAGAACAAGTCACCATTGTTGGTAATAAGGGGTCGATTCATCAAGTTCGCGTGTTGGGCCCAGCACGCAAGCTGACTCAAGTAGAAGTGAGTGCAACCGATGCACGACAATTAGGTATCCAAGTACCACTTCGCTTTTCTGGAGATACGGCTGGTTCCGCACCTATTACTATTGTTGGACCTAAAGGTAGTATTTATTTACAAGAAGGCTGTATTATTGCTGCGGCACATATTCATATGTCTGTTGAAGATGCCCACTCTTTTGGTGTTACAGATGGACAATTTGTCAATGTACGTGTGTTGTCACAACGACCTCTAATTTTTAATCATGTAAAAATACGTGTATCCGAGCGTTTTAAATTAGAAATGCATGTTGACACAGACGAAGGCAATGCGGCGATGATTTCTGTAAATGATGTTGGAGAAATTGTAACGGACGAACCAGTTCAGCAAATGCCAATGTTACAACCAACACCAAGTTATACGCAAACACATGCTAACTCAATTCCGACAGGATTCAACAAAAAACTTGTAACGGAAAAAGATGTAGCGGATTGGACTGGAACTGAAATGGTAGTAAATCCAAAAACAATCATTACAGCACTGGCATATGATCAAGCTCGTAAACGAGGAATCAAAATAGTTCGGCAAAAATAAAGTAGGTGATGATGGAAATGATGATGGCTCGAGTAATCGGCAATGTATGGGCAACAAGAAAAGAAGAAAACTTAAACGGCTTGAAGCTATTAATCGTTCAACCCATTGATTCAAAAAATCAGCCGATTCGTCATGAATTAGTTGTAGCAGATCGTATCGGCGCAGGGATTGGTGATGAGGTACTCGTTACAAATGGTGGTGCAGCTCGCTATATTTTAACAGACAACCCTCTCCCCATTGATGCAGTAGTTATCGGTATTATTGATTCGACAGAGGTGCGAGGTGATAAAAATGAGTAAAGCAATGGGCATGATTGAAACAAAGGGGTTAGTCGGTTCAATTGAAGCAGCAGATGCAATGGTGAAAGCAGCGAATGTTGAAATTCTAAAACAAGAAATGATTGATGGTGGTATCGTTACAGTATTTATTACTGGAGATGTAGGCGCTGTGCAAGCAGCAGTTGATGCAGGGAGAGAAGCAGCGGCACGTGTGGGTGAATTACTTGCCGCACATGTAATTCCTCGACCAGATGAAGAAGTAGCGAAATTATTTGAGAAAAAAGTTCCGAAGCATACACCAAAGCGAACTGCGCCAAAAGCGACACAGCCGAAAAGTGTAAGTGAGGAGTGAAAGCATGGGTTTTAAAAAACATAAAATCGTAATTGTAGGCGCAGGAAATACCGGAATGACCGCTGCACTTTATTTAGCACAAAAGCAATTGGGTGATATTGTGCTGATCGATATTCCTGAAGTGGCAAAGCCAACAGCAGGCAAGGCACTTGATTTACTACAAGCTGGTCCCATTGAAAATTTTAATGTCAATGTAATGGGTACCGATCAATACGCAGAAATGGAAGGGGCTAGTTTAGTCATTGTGACAGCTGGCTTCCCACGTAAACCTGGTATGAGTCGTAATGATTTAGTCAAAACGAATGCGAACATTATGAAAAACGTCGCGCAAAATATAAAAAAATATGCACCTGACAGTATTGTCCTTGTTTTGAGCAATCCAGTCGATGCAATGACCTATGTTTGCCTAAAGGAAACAGGTTTCGAACCGCATCGTGTCATTGGACAGTCTGGCGTCCTTGATGCAGCTCGCTTTAACACATTTGTGGCACAGGAATTAGGCATTGGTGTAGAAGATGTTTCTAGTTTTGTGTTAGGTGGTCACGGCGATGAAATGGTCCCTTTAATTCGTTATTCATACGTAGGTGGCATCCCAGTCGAAAAAGTGATTGCACCGAATCGCTTAGAAAAAATTGTTGAACGCACACGTAAAGGTGGAGGAGAAATTGTCGCTTTACTAGGTAATGGAAGTGCCTATTACGCTCCTGCCGCCGCAACTGTAAAAATGGCCGAAACAATTATTCGCGATCAAAAAAGAATCATCCCAAGTGTTGCTTATCTACAAGGGCAATACGGTTACAATGATATTTGCCTAGGTGTTCCGACGATTTTAGGAGGGAACGGTATTGAAAATATCGTGCAACTTGATTTAGAAGAAGCTGAAAAAGAGGCATTAGCAGTTTCGGCAAATGTCGTGAAGGAAATGGTGGATTTTTGTAAGACATTATAATTGAGATTATTAAAGCAGGTTGGTTTTCATGTAACATGGAAACCAACCTTTTTATAATTTTAAAGTGAAAATTTAATCATTTGATAAAACGAATTAAATAGTAGATATATACTTGTCATTTATAGATGAAAAAAATAATCCTACACGCTTTACATACCTTGAGGGGGTATGTTAGTATGGGGTGTATTAGGAGGTTGATCTAATGGAAAATGAAGTAAATGATGTCGCCTGCCATACAGAAGATAGTGCCTCTTGTAGAAAAAGTCATCATTCTGAACGTATCAAAAAAGATATGACGACAAGATTAAATCGAATTGAGGGTCAAATTCGTGGGATAAAAGGTATGATTGAGAAAGATGTCTATTGCGATGATGTTATTACGCAGCTTTCTGCTACTCAATCTGCATTAAATAGTGTTGCTAAGATTTTATTAGAAGGCCATTTAAAAGGCTGTGTTGTGGATCGACTTTCAGAAGGCGATGATGAAGTACTTGATGAATTACTTGTAACAATACAAAAGCTTATGAAAAAATAATTTTTTTAACAATTATATACCCCAGTGGTGTATATAAAATAAATAATCATTCATATTAAGGGAGAGAATCAATTATGCAAAACGTTACATTAAATGTTCAAGGAATGTCATGTGGTCACTGTGTGAAAGCAGTAGAGAGTGGCGTAAACGAATTACAAGGTATTAATGAAGTATCAGTAAACTTAGAAGATGCAAAAGTAACAGTGGCTTTTAATGAAGCTCAAGTGTCAGTTGAAGCAATCAAAGAAGCCATTGAAGAACAAGGCTACGATGTAAAATAATTGAGTAGAGTGCTGTTATAGGCACTCTCTTATTTTTATTGAAATATACCCCCATACGGTATATGGAGGAGGGACGCTCAATGACTGTAAAAGAAAAAAATACAACCATTCAAATAACAGGTATGACATGTGCCGCCTGTTCAGCACGTATTGAAAAAGCACTCAATAAAATGGAGGGTGTCGACCAAGCAACAGTTAACTTGGCACTTGAAAAGTCATCGATAAAATATGATGCAACGAGATTAACAGAAAATGATTTCGAGAAAAAAATTGAAGCGCTCGGTTACGGTGTCATCAAACAAAAAGCAGAATTAGATATTACAGGCATGACATGTGCTGCCTGTTCAGCACGAATTGAAAAAGGTTTAAATAGAATGGATGGTATTTCTACTGCCAATGTCAACTTAGCATTAGAAAAGGCAACGATTGAATTTAATCCAGCGCAAGTGTCAGTTGCTGATGTCATTGCTAAAGTAGAAAAGCTTGGATATGGTGCGCATCAAAAACAGGATGAAAAAGATCAAGTCGATTATCGCGAAAAAGCGATTCAACAACAAAAATGGAAATTCATCATGTCAGCCATTTTATCATTACCATTACTTTGGACGATGGTAGCCCATTTTTCATTTACATCGTTTTTATATGTTCCTGATTTTCTAATGAACCCATGGGTACAACTAATTTTAGCAACACCCGTTCAATTTATAATCGGCCGACAATTTTATGAAGGTGCCTATAAAGCACTTCGTAATGGTTCAGCAAATATGGATGTTCTTGTAGTCATGGGTACTTCAGCGGCTTACTTTTATAGTGTGTATCAAATGATTGTGATGAATGGCTCACATCACGCACCACATTTATATTTTGAAACAAGTGCAGTCCTGATTACACTCATTCTTTTAGGAAAACTATTTGAAGCAAAAGCAAAAGGTCGTTCATCAGAGGCGATTAAAAAATTAATGGGACTTCAAGTGAAAACAGCGATCATTCTTCGTGATAGCGTTGAAGTGGAAGTACCTTTAGAAGAAGTAGCAATTGGCAACATTCTGTTCGTGAAACCAGGTGAAAAAATCCCAGTTGATGGTGAGATGCTAGAAGGTCAAACAGCTGTTGATGAATCCATGCTAACAGGTGAAAGCTTACCCTTAGATAAAAAAATGGGTGACGTTCTTTATGGTTCAACAATTAACAAAAACGGTTTCATTAAAATGAAAGCGACAAAAGTTGGTCGTGATACAGCGCTTGCACAAATTATTAAAGTAGTAGAAGATGCGCAAGGCTCTAAAGCGCCAATTCAACGTTTAGCCGATAAAATTTCGGGGATATTTGTTCCAATTGTTGTAGGGATTGCGGTATTAACGTTTATCGTTTGGATAGTATGGATTGATCCAGGTAACTTTACGCAAGCACTTGAAGTGTTAATTGCGGTTTTAGTCATTGCTTGTCCGTGTGCACTTGGTTTAGCAACACCAACTTCAATTATGGCTGGTAGTGGACGTGCTGCGGAATTTGGAATTTTGTTTAAAGGTGGCGAACACCTAGAACAAACGCAAGCCATTGATACAGTGGTCGTCGATAAAACAGGGACGGTTACACATGGTAAACCTGTGTTAACAGATGTAATTGTTGCGCAAGGGATAGAAGAAGAAAATTTTCTAGCACTTCTTGGTGCAGCAGAGAAACAATCGGAACATCCATTAGCGCAAGCAATTGTTCAAGGGATTGAGGACAAAGGCATAGAGCTTGGAACTGTTCAATTTTTTGAATCGATTCCTGGCTACGGTGTGCAGTCTACTGTATCCGGACAAGGCGTCATTATTGGTACACGTAAATTAATGCAACAATTCAATATTGATATTACAAATGAGTTACCTCAAATGGAACAATTAGAATCGGATGGTAAAACAGCGATGTTAGCTGCGATTAATGGGAAATTTGCAGGATTAGTAGCAGTTGCTGATACGATTAAAGAAACATCAAAGCAAGCAATCGAGCGTCTTCAACAAATGGGTATTGAAGTCATTATGATGACAGGTGACAATGTTCGTGCTGCACAAGCCATTGGTAAAGAAGTCGGTGTAAATGCTGTTATCGCAGAAGTATTACCGGAAGGAAAGGCTGAAGAAGTGAAAAAACTTCAAACGCAAGGTAGAAATGTGGCAATGGTTGGTGATGGTATTAATGATGCGCCAGCTCTTGCAACAGCGAATGTCGGTATGGCGATAGGTACGGGAACAGATGTTGCAATGGAAGCTGCGGACATTACATTAATTCGTGGCGATTTAAACAGTATTGCCGATGCCATTGTAATGAGCCGTAAAACAATGCGTAATATTAAACAAAACCTATTCTGGGCATTTGCCTATAATGCAATAGGGATTCCAATTGCAGCATCCGGCTTCCTGGCTCCTTGGGTCGCAGGTGCAGCAATGGCATTTAGTTCCGTATCCGTTGTATTAAATGCCCTACGATTACAAAAAGTAAAACTAAATAAATGAAGAAAAAGTGAACCTTTATACAAGTTCGAAAACGAATTGGGTGTCGACCAAGCACAATCATCAAGGATAGGAGAAAATTGATGCGTAAAAAACTTAGAATGACCATCATTGCTTTAGCTAGCTTAGTGACACTTACCGCTTGTGGAGGAAATGACAGTGAAGATAGCAATCAACATGAAACCAAACTACATGAAAATGGCAGTTCACATCAGCATCATTCAAGTAATGGAGAGCTTCCAGAAGGTTTACAGGCAGCAAAAAATCCTACATTTCCAGTTGGCAGCACAGTATTAATGGAAGCTGACCATATGGAAGGGATGAATGGGGTAGATGCAACAATTGTCGGTGCGTATGATACGACAGTTTATGCCGTTACGTATACACCGACTACTGGTGGAAATCCTGAAAGAGAACATAAATGGGTAATTCATGAAGAACTACAAATTGATGATAACGAACCTTTAAAACAAAATTCGAAAGTCAGTTTAAATGCGGATCACATGGAAGGCATGCAAGGGGCAACTGCTACAATTGATACGATAGAAGAAATGACTGTTTATATGGTTGATTACACATCAAGTTCTGGTGAGAAAGTAAAAAATCATAAATGGGTAACAGAAAGTGAATTAGTGGAAAAATAATAATTAATAGCGCCGTCCTATAAACTAGGTGGTGCTATTTTTTACTTTCTGCAAAATCTCCAGTTAGTGCATTAAATAAGTAAGTTTGCGTATTTGTGTAAATATAATAATGCCCTTGCTGTCCTTTTACTTGTCCTTTATTAGGTTCAATTGCAATTTGACCTGTACTTTTTTCAATGATGTTACTTGCATCTATATAGCTGTACTGTGGTAATTCGTAAATAATGAGCAAAGCAACTATCAATAGTCCACTTGGATATGAGATAAAAATGGCATTTCGCATTTTATGAATTGTTGTGGAATCCTTAAAAATGAAAATGATTAGCAATACGATTCCTGTTAGCAACATAGGTAACCAATAATTAAAAATAGACACGGTAAATGCATAGTATTTTCCTAAAAAGAACAAAATGATTGACAGTAAAATATGAATGATTGAAAAGGTTACGAATGCAGTTTTTTTCATAAACAACCTCACTTTCTAGACGGAAATTATGTACTTTGTTCAATAATGATTGAAATATCTCTCATCATCTATAAATTATGTTGAATCAATTATATAGGTTCATCACCGTAACATGGGGTTGATTATTGTTTTATCAGTTTGTCTAGCTATTGGCGGGCTACGGCATGAGGTACTGCACCCCAAAAGTTAGAGCTAAAAACGAACTTTTGGGGTGATGTTATGCCTAAGGCGAAGTATAGTGAAGAATTTAAATTAAAGGTCGTTCAGGAATATTTAAATGGCCCATATGGTTATCGATTAATTGCAAATAAATATGCACCACTTGTACCCTCACAAGTAAGACGTTGGGTAAGCGCCTATAAAGCATTTGGGCGAAATGGGTTAGCGGTGAAAAAGAAGGATCAAGTTTATTCTGTTCAATTCAAGTTAAATGTACTAAACTTTATGAAACAAACAGGTGCTTCTTTACAGGAGACAGCGATTCAATTTGACTTGAACGACCCTAATTTGGTCTCGAAATGGAAAGCTAAATTTTCAAAGGAAGGTATAGAAGGCCTGGAACGCGTGAAAGGATGGCCAACTATGCCTAAAAAAACAAATAAAACGAAACAAGAAATAATGTCACGCGAAGAACAGCTAGAACGAGAAGTGGAACTACTTCGTTTAGAGGTCGCTTATTTAAAAAAGTTGAGGGCTTTTCGGGAGAACCCAAAAACATTCCTCGAAAAGCACAAGCAACCATTGCCTTCGAGCTTAAAGAAGAAGGATTCCGATTAATCGATGTCTTAAAACAAGTAGCGATTCCAGAAGCAACGTACCATTATCACATCAAGCAACTCAAAAACGAGAACCCGGATGAAGCTTGGAAAGCCTTGATTTTAGAGACGTTTGAGAAACATGAAGGGCGATATGGTTACCGTCGGATTCATGCGGAATTAAAAGCACAAGGGTACATGGTTAATCACAAGAAAGTACAGCGCCTCATGCAGGAATTGAACTTGAAATGTGAGAAATTTGTACGCAAGTCACGCTATAAATCGTATAAAGGGACTGTTGGAAAAGTGGCTAAAAACCGTATGAATCGTCGCTTCAGTACACCACATGCCTTACAGAAAGTCGTAACGGACGTAACAGAGTTCAAGTGTACAAATGACGAAAAACTGTATTTAAGTCCGCTTATGGACTTATATAATGGAGAGATAATTGGATTTAGTATCTCAAAACGGCCGACACTAGAGTTCGTCATGGCATCACTGAAACAAGCGCTCCCAGTCCTACAGGATGGCGCAAACTATCGAATAACAATTCACTCTGATCAGGGCTGGCACTATCAACATAAGGCATGGGTACGCACGTTAAAGCAGAACAAGATTTTCCAAAGCATGTCTCGCAAAGCAACTTGTGCAGATAATGCGGCCATGGAAAACTTCTTTGGCTTATTGAAACAAGAAATGTATTACGGTGAGGAATTAACCTCTTATGAAGCGTTAAAGAAGAAAGTCGAAGACTATATCGATTACTATAATAACGAACGAATTAAACAGAAACTGGGTGGCATGAGCCCAGTAAAATACCGAACTCATGTCAACCAATTAGCTGCATAATAAAACTCTAACTTTAAGGGGTCACTACCTGACAGCATTATGGCCACGTGGTACATGTCCATACTACTGTCTTTAATGCCGCATGCAAGGCCCTCCAATACAAAGTGTCATTCATTTAACCTGGTTAAATGCGTCTGATAATGCCGCTTGCGCTATCGCGAGGCGGCGGGGATTGATCAAGTTTATCCTCTATTCTAAGTGAATTTTGAATCCTATTTCGTTATTGGAATGAAAGTGAATGCCATGGTTTCAGTTATGATGAACACTCTTTCATTTAAACTATTTTCACGTTTATAAAAGATACTTTATCGAATAAGCCTTATCTAAAACACCTTATTAGAAAAAATTTTTTATTCCAAAATAGAGTGCCGCGAAGCGCAGGGGGCGACCCCTTGGGGATTAAGCGTGCGCGGAATATCCACTTGTTGCTTGCCGCCGTAGAGGCAAGTAACAAGTTAGATGGAGCCACGCCCCCAGGAAAGCGTCCCCCGTAGCGTAGCAGAACGGACTAGATTAAAAAGGAATCACTTTGAATCCTAAAATTATGTCATCCCCAACTTATGGTGATGAGCCATTATATAGTATAATAAACAAATTATTCCAATTTGTATGTATACAATATATTCTGTACAATTTAAGAAAGAGGGAACTTGGTTTGGCGCGGATTAATTTAAGGTGTAACTGATTTTGCCTTTCGCGTTCATACATATTTTATGACTTAGTTAGATTAATAGTAAGGGATGATTAGTTTGAGTAGAAGTGAACAAGCAATTTTTACAAATATGTGCATGGTTTATGATGACAATGGAAGAATTGTTGTACAAGATCGATTGAATCCAAATTGGCCAGGGATTACATTTCCAGGGGGCCATGTGGACAAGGGAGAAGCATTTGCGGATTCCGTTATTCGTGAAGTTTTTGAAGAAACTGGGCTAACGATACAGTCGCCCGTACTTTGCGGTATCAAGCAGTTTCAAACTGGAGAAGGCGAGCGTTATGTCGTTCTTTTATACAAAACAAATCAATTTGAAGGGGAACTTAAATCTTCCGAAGAAGGCGAAGTGTTTTGGATCAACCGAGAAAATCTTTTTGATTACCCATTAGCAAATGACTTTGAAAAAATGATTACGGTATTCGAATCAGAGCAGCTAAGTGAAGTGTATTATTACAACGAAGAGGAAGAATTCCATTCGAAAATACTGTAATGCCACCATAATTATGTGTATAAACACAAATCATCTTTTTATAACTTTCAAGTATATAAAAAGTGTGATTTTGTGTTTTTTTTATGCAAATTTTTATGAATACTCCATATATAATGCAAAACCAATCAAAAACTCCATCTCTTAAAAGAAACGATGGTGGATTCTCGGTATCAATCTTTTTAAGTTAATGCGATTAATGAATCACTTAAACTAAATGGTAGTAGGCGTTTATATTATTCCTTTTCAATATAAAGATAGTACTCAATTTTGTTTACGAGTAAATTTCTTCTCAATTGAAATCATTTATCCCATTGCTAATATGTATAATTTTCTGAATAGTCGAATATATACTACCATACAAGTATATTAATATGTTACTGATGAAAGGGGCGAGTGTTCTGATAACGGGTAATTTAAACAGCCGTAGAAATTTTTCGACTAGGGATCATGTATATGAAACATTAAGAGAAAGTATTATTAAGTTGGAATTGAAGCCAGGGCAGAGTATTTCAGAGAAAGAAATATCAGCGTTATTGAATGTTAGTAGAACGCCTGTTCGAGAAGCGTTTGTAAAATTAGCGCAAGAAGAGTTGTTAGAAGTATATCCTCAACGTGGTACATTCATTTCATTAATTGATTTGGAATACGTAGAGGAAGTTAGATTTATCCGAGAGTTGCTTGAGAGGGCGTCAGCAAAGCTAGCAGCCGAAAATTCTAGCGATGTAGATTTTGTTTTATTGAGAGAGAATTTACAAAGACAGAAATTTTGTATGGATGAGAAAAACTATATGAAACTTTTTGAGTTGGATGAGGAGTTTCATCATATTATCTCCATTGGAGCGGGTAAACCAAGAATTTGGTCTGTTTTACAAAATTTCAATGCGCATTTAAATCGTATTCGTATGTTGAGTTTAGCTTCAAATTATAACTGGGACCAAATTTTGTCACAACATCTTGTTATTGCAGGAGCGATAGAGAATGGTGATGGAATGTTAGCTGATGAGGCGATGGGGGAGCATTTACGGAAACTTCGATTTGAATTGGATTCTTTAAAAGAAGGGTATCCAACGTATTTTAAGTAATTATAAATAAAAATGTAAGCGCTTTAAATTCAAACAAATTAGGGGGAAATTAGTATGAAATTAAAAAGTGGTTTCTTATTAAGTATGATATTCATTGTTGTAACGCTATTAGCGGCATGCTCAGAAGATAGCAGTACAGAAGCAAGTTCAGATAAGGTTTATACGCTTAAAATCAACACAGCTTTGGCTGCTACTGATCCGATTTATCAAGGATTAGAAGAATTCAAAGAACAAGTAGCAGAAAAAACTAATAATCAAGTAGTAATTGAAATTTATGGTAATGGGGCGTTGGGCGATGACAGTGATGTTCTTGAACAAGCTAAAGTAGGGGCGAACGTTGCGGTATTAGTAGATGCTGGACGTCTAGCAGAATTAGTACCTGAAATTGGGATTCTTTCTGCTCCATACATTGTTGACAGTTACGAAGAAGGAAATAAAGTTGCACAATCTGATTTGTTTAAAGGATGGTCTGACAAACTTGCAACGGAACATAACCTTCAGATTTTATCATTTAACTGGTATCAAGGGGATCGTCATTTCCTTACAAATAAGAAAATCGAGAAACCTGCAGATTTAAAAGGCTTAAAAATCCGTACTCCTGGAGCTACTGTGTGGACAGAAACTATTTCTGCAATGGGGGCAAGTCCAGCAGGTATGGCATTTTCTGAAGTATATCCAGGTATCCAACAAGGGGTAATTGATGGTGCAGAAGCGCAGCATCCAGCTTCTTATGGTGCAAACTTGCATGAAGTTGTTAAATATATCACGAAGACTAGTCACTTCCAACTAATCACGGGCATTGTAGCTGGTGCAGATTGGATGGCAGAATTACCGGAAGAATATCAAAAAATTGTTTATAAAGAAGCATTAAAAGCAGGTGAAGAAGCTTCTGAAAATACGATTGCACTACTGGCAGATTTCGAATCGAAAATGAAAGATGCTGGTGTTGAGGTTAATGAAGTAGACATCGAACCGTTTAAACAATTAACAGAATCGGTTTACTATAAAATTGATGGATATGCAGAATTAAGAGAAGAAGTGAACAAAATCCTAGGGAAGTAGGGAATGCAATGGTAAAACAGGCTGCTGGAATTTATATAAAATTCGAAAACTTTCTAACAAACTTTTTACTTGTAGCAATTGTATTCTTTGTTTTCTTAGCAGCAATTATGAGATGGGCTGGATTGCCCCTCTCATGGTCTGTTGAATTTGCACAATTACTGTTCGTTTGGGTCATTTTTTTAGGGTCGAATCGGACGCTGAGAGAAAGAAAACATATAACAGTCGATATCTTTGTAAAAGTTCTACCTCTAAAGGTAAGGAGGATTATAGAAGTTTTGACAAAGATTTTGGTTATAGCATTTTTAGTCTTTCTAACAATATATGGTTTCCAACTCAGTGTTGAAAACTCAGCTAGACAAATTAGTAATCTTCCTTTGAGTTATTCTTTTATAACATTAGCAGTACCAATAGGAAGTGTATTAATGATTTGTACGATTTTGGCTCAATTAAAGGAAGAATTGAGCAGCATAAAGTCATCTAATGAATTGAAATCGTAGGGAGGGAATCATTTGTTAATAGTTGCAATTGTATTTTTAACCTTGTTATTCCTGAACATGCCTGTTGCATTTGCTATAGGTATAGGAAGTCTTATGTATTTCTTTATTGGATCTAATTTACCGATAGAAATTACAACTCAGCGAATGGTAGCAGGAACTCAGTCATTCCCTCTGTTAGCGGTTCCTTTCTTTATCTTAGCAGGTAATTTAATGAATGCTTCTGGTATTACGGAAAGACTTATTCGATTTTCAAATGCACTGACAGGACATCTTCAAGGAAGCTTGGCTCATGTATCTATTGTATTAAGTACGGTAATGGGTGGGGTTTCGGGTTCTGCAAATGCAGATGCAGCAATGCAAAGTCG includes these proteins:
- a CDS encoding helix-turn-helix domain-containing protein — encoded protein: MPKAKYSEEFKLKVVQEYLNGPYGYRLIANKYAPLVPSQVRRWVSAYKAFGRNGLAVKKKDQVYSVQFKLNVLNFMKQTGASLQETAIQFDLNDPNLVSKWKAKFSKEGIEGLERVKGWPTMPKKTNKTKQEIMSREEQLEREVELLRLEVAYLKKLRAFRENPKTFLEKHKQPLPSSLKKKDSD
- a CDS encoding IS3 family transposase encodes the protein MPRKAQATIAFELKEEGFRLIDVLKQVAIPEATYHYHIKQLKNENPDEAWKALILETFEKHEGRYGYRRIHAELKAQGYMVNHKKVQRLMQELNLKCEKFVRKSRYKSYKGTVGKVAKNRMNRRFSTPHALQKVVTDVTEFKCTNDEKLYLSPLMDLYNGEIIGFSISKRPTLEFVMASLKQALPVLQDGANYRITIHSDQGWHYQHKAWVRTLKQNKIFQSMSRKATCADNAAMENFFGLLKQEMYYGEELTSYEALKKKVEDYIDYYNNERIKQKLGGMSPVKYRTHVNQLAA
- a CDS encoding 8-oxo-dGTP diphosphatase; the protein is MISLSRSEQAIFTNMCMVYDDNGRIVVQDRLNPNWPGITFPGGHVDKGEAFADSVIREVFEETGLTIQSPVLCGIKQFQTGEGERYVVLLYKTNQFEGELKSSEEGEVFWINRENLFDYPLANDFEKMITVFESEQLSEVYYYNEEEEFHSKIL
- a CDS encoding GntR family transcriptional regulator — its product is MLLMKGASVLITGNLNSRRNFSTRDHVYETLRESIIKLELKPGQSISEKEISALLNVSRTPVREAFVKLAQEELLEVYPQRGTFISLIDLEYVEEVRFIRELLERASAKLAAENSSDVDFVLLRENLQRQKFCMDEKNYMKLFELDEEFHHIISIGAGKPRIWSVLQNFNAHLNRIRMLSLASNYNWDQILSQHLVIAGAIENGDGMLADEAMGEHLRKLRFELDSLKEGYPTYFK
- a CDS encoding C4-dicarboxylate TRAP transporter substrate-binding protein, with protein sequence MKLKSGFLLSMIFIVVTLLAACSEDSSTEASSDKVYTLKINTALAATDPIYQGLEEFKEQVAEKTNNQVVIEIYGNGALGDDSDVLEQAKVGANVAVLVDAGRLAELVPEIGILSAPYIVDSYEEGNKVAQSDLFKGWSDKLATEHNLQILSFNWYQGDRHFLTNKKIEKPADLKGLKIRTPGATVWTETISAMGASPAGMAFSEVYPGIQQGVIDGAEAQHPASYGANLHEVVKYITKTSHFQLITGIVAGADWMAELPEEYQKIVYKEALKAGEEASENTIALLADFESKMKDAGVEVNEVDIEPFKQLTESVYYKIDGYAELREEVNKILGK
- a CDS encoding TRAP transporter small permease, whose translation is MVKQAAGIYIKFENFLTNFLLVAIVFFVFLAAIMRWAGLPLSWSVEFAQLLFVWVIFLGSNRTLRERKHITVDIFVKVLPLKVRRIIEVLTKILVIAFLVFLTIYGFQLSVENSARQISNLPLSYSFITLAVPIGSVLMICTILAQLKEELSSIKSSNELKS